The window AAGTCGCCAATCACTACTTTAGCACCGCGACTCGCCAGCAACAGCGCGCTTGCCGCGCCGATTCCAGAAGCACCACCGGTAATTAAAATCCGTTTACCTACTACATTACTAGCTACATCTGATGCAATTCCGTTTGTTGTCAGTGTCATGATTTATGCCTCTACCTTAAGTACCAGTTTGCCGAAATTTTTACCTTTAAAGAGCATCATTAATGTATCAGGGAACGTCTCTATCCCCTCTACGACATGATCTTTGACGGTCATTTCACCTGACTGTATCCAACCTGCAATCTCTTTCATCGCCACTGGATATTCTTTGATATTGTCAAATACCACAATACCTTCCATACGAGCACGATTGACAAGCAACGCCAAATAGTTTGATGGCCCTTTAACCGCTGTGGTGTTGTTATATTGACTGATAGCGCCGCAAATAACGATACGAGCGTGCAGATTAATTTGCGTGAGTACATCATCTAAAATATCACCGCCAACATTGTCAAAGTAGACATCGACCCCTTTGGGACAAGCTTCTTTTAGGGCTTTTTTCACATTCTCATTCTTATAATCTACAGCCGCATCAAAACCAAGCTCATCCACTAAGAACTTGCATTTTTCTGGGCCGCCTGCGATACCCACAACGCGGCACCCTTTGATTTTAGCAATTTGTCCTACCAAACCACCAACCGCGCCCGCAGCACCAGATACCACGACAGTCTCTCCAGCTTTTGGCTGTCCCGTTTTTAATAAACCAAAATAGCCAGTCATGCCAGGCATACCTAAAACGCCCAAGTAGTAAGGCAATGGCGCTAGATTGGGATCAACTTTGTACAAGCCATTACCATCACTAACCGCATAAGACTGTACGCCATTATGACCACAGACATAGTCACCCGCTACAAAACCATCAAGCTTACTCTCAACGACCTTGCCCACAGTACCGGCGCGCATGACATCACCAATTTGTACCGGCTCTATATAAGACTTTGCATCATTTAGCCAGCCACGCATCGCTGGATCCAATGAGATATACTCAATTTTAATGAGCAATTGGCCCTCTTTAATGGTCGGTATTTCAGACTCAGTATAATCCCAAGTATCAGCGCTAGGTTCGCCAACGGGTCTTGCTTTGAGTCGCCATTGTTTATTCATTGTTGTCATATGTCTCTCCTTAGAACCAGTCAGCTTGCATATCCGTGCAAACAGAATTGGTGTTGGTTAAAATTGCTATATCGCGTTTTATAGTGGGTAATTCCCAATCAATAAAGTATTTTGCCGCTTGTATCTTGCCTTTATAAAAGTTCTGTTTTTCATTGTCTTGCGTATCACTTAGCAACTGTTCGGCTTTGCTGGCTTGACGAATCCAAATCCAACTCACCACAATGGAGGCGAAAATATTCATCAGTGCTTGTGCATTACCGGTTAGCGTTACCGCCTTTTCAGTCGTTAGCACTTTACTAAGATGCACCAATACCTCATGCAAATGACCCATATAAGGGGTGAGTTTGGCCGCGAGTTGTGCGGATTCTGGCGTGCTGATATTTTCTAAATCGTGAGTGATTTCACGTTTTAATATTTGAATACCAAGGCCTTTGTTTTGCCACAATTTACGAAATGACAAATCTAAAGCTTGCACACCATTCGTGCCTTCGTGAATGGGATTAAGACGATTGTCACGCCAAAACTGCTCAGAATAATACTCACGTGTGTAGCCTGCGCCGCCCAATACTTGAATACCCAAGTCATTTGCTTTGGGCCCATACTCAGAAGGCCATGCTTTGATGACTGGCGTTAACAAATCGAGCAACTCTGATAGCTCGGCTTTAAGCGTCTCATCGTCACTGGTGTTGATACGGTCGATAAGGTTTGAGCCATATAAGCATAAAGACATACCGCCTTCGGTATAGGCTTTTTGTGCCAGCAGCATGCGCTTCACGTCACCATGATTGATGATAGCGGTGGCATCATGCTCAGGCTTGTTATTGGGTGCAATTCTGCCTTGCATTCTATCTTTGGCATACGCTAAAGAATATTGATAACCGCGATAGCCAATCATCGCCGCGCCAAAACCAACCCCTATTCGAGCTTCGTTCATCATTTTAAACATATAACGTAAACCAAAGTGTGGCTCACCAACCAAGTAGCCATAACATTCGTCTTTATCACCAAAACTTAATGCCGTAGACGTGGTGCCTCGATAACCAAGTTTGTGCAACAATCCGGTTAAATGCACATCATTGCGCGCGCCTATTGACCCCTCTCCTTCCAAGCGATATTTAGGTACCACAAAAAGTGAAATACCTTTTACACCGCCTGGCCCGCCCGGAATTTTGGCCAATACCAGATGGATAATATTGTCAGATAATTCATGATCCCCGCCTGAGATATAGATTTTGCTACCCTTTATGCGGTAAGAGCCGTCATCTTTTTCGATTGCTGTGGTTCTGATGTCTGATAGCGAAGAGCCAGCATGCGGCTCGGTCAGAGCCATCGTTCCGGTAAATTCGCCGGTCAACATACGCGGCATAAAAGCGTTTTTGATATCGTCACTAGCGAAATGTGAGATTACATTAATCGCTGCTGATGTCAAAAATGGATAAGCCGTGGTTGAGGGATTGGCCGCCATAAAATAACCAGCTACTGCCGTCATTACGGTTTCGGGTAATTGCATGCCGCCTTGTTCGAATGAATAACGACCAGCGATAAACCCCGACTCTCTAAACGCATCAAAAGCGACTTTAACATCGTCTATCATACTGACTTTTTTACCATCAAACTGTGGCTCATTCTGGTCTGCGACGTGGTTGTGCGGCAAAAAAAGATTGGTCGCCATCTTGTTTGCGGTGTCCAATACGGCATCGAAAGTAGCACGATTGTGTTCTTCAAACTTAGCACTATTGCAAAGACTTTCGGCATCCAATACATCATACAATTGAAAAGGAAGCTCAAATTTATTAATAAGCGTATCTGTTGCCATAGTATTTTCTCTTTAATGGGGCTAATAGGTTATGCTGATAGGGTCACATACTCATGGTTTATGGGTTGAGTCTGTTTGCCGACAAGAAACAGTAGAGACAACTCAAAACTAATAAATAAGTGGTGAATTAATACTAGTCTAGTTTTTACCTTTATCGTATTGTCATTTATGACATAATTATGGTGAAATAAGACATCGATAGCCAATAAGATGAAACTATATCTATATTGTCTCGTGTGGCTGGGAAGAATAGCTAAAGGAAGATAAAAAAACCTATGCCCTACTCTAATGCAAAGCCTTTTAAGGTCATTATTCTCGGGTTTGATGGCGTGCTTGGTAGCGTACTATCTGGCGCATTAGACTTATTTTCATTTACTGGTGTCAGTTGGCAACGATTCTTGGGTCAAGCGGTAGAACCAAGGTTCGATGTGCAAATTGCCAGTTTGCATGGCTTAGACATTAGGTGTAGCAACCGTTTGATCCTGCAAGCGCACTGCGCTATCGAGGATGTGACGCACTGTGATTTATTGCTAATACCCACTATTGGGGACTCAATCGATAAGGTACTGATGCAAAACCTGAGCTTACTGCCTCATTTAAAGCGTCTGGCTAACACACAGGCAGATATTGCCAGTAATTGTAGCGGGGCGTTTTTTTTGGCCAAAGCAGGTATTCTTGATGGCCTAACCGCCACCACACATTGGGGATATGCGAGTAAGTTTAAGACAGACTACCCGCTCGTTGATTTGCAGGAGAATCAGCTTGTAACGCAGGCAGGCAATATATTTTGCGCGGCGGGCGGCAGCGCCTTTTATGAATTGGCATTGCTGTTAATAGAGCGCTATTGCGGACGAGAAATCTCCACCCAAGTGGCAAAAACGCAAATCATTGACAGTAAAAGAGGCAGTCAGAACAGTTATACCAACGTGACCCTATATAAGCCTCATTCAGACCATCTAGTAAAACGCGTGCAAGCGTTCATCGAGGACAATTTTGACCAGCTGATACAAGTGAGGGATTTGGCGGCTATGGTTAATATCACGCCGCGGACGTTGAACAGACGGTTTCAATCCTGTATGGCCATGCGTCCTATTGAGTATATTCAAGCAGTAAGGATTGAGCAGGCCAAACGCTTACTAGAATCAGGGGATGTGACGATAAAATCCCTTGCTGATCAAGTCGGCTATAGCGACATATCATCATTTACGCGCTTGTTTAAACGCGCCACAGAGCTGACACCAAAGGAGTATCAAAACAAGTTTTCCCGTATGTCCATTTGATGGTACTTCCACCATATTTTTTACGACATTACTTGTTGCTCTGCGCGCAAATTTTTATTGGTAAAATAGTAACGCTGGGTCAGTAACGTACTATCTAGCTATATAAATAAAAACACCCATAAAATAAAACGCTACCCTAAAGATGGCATGAAAGCCTGCTTCAGGATAGCGTTGATTGACGACGGAGACTTACCAGTAGAACCTAGCAGCTGACTATCAACTCTATCTAATGCGATTAGTTGGGTAAGAGAATGTGCTTGCTCTTTTGATAAGCTGACAGACCATCAGGGCCCAGCTCGCGGCCAATGCCACTTTGCTTAAATCCACCCCAACCTGCTTCAGGAAGGACGATTTGTTGCTCATTAATCCAG of the Psychrobacter sp. LV10R520-6 genome contains:
- a CDS encoding NADP-dependent oxidoreductase, producing the protein MTTMNKQWRLKARPVGEPSADTWDYTESEIPTIKEGQLLIKIEYISLDPAMRGWLNDAKSYIEPVQIGDVMRAGTVGKVVESKLDGFVAGDYVCGHNGVQSYAVSDGNGLYKVDPNLAPLPYYLGVLGMPGMTGYFGLLKTGQPKAGETVVVSGAAGAVGGLVGQIAKIKGCRVVGIAGGPEKCKFLVDELGFDAAVDYKNENVKKALKEACPKGVDVYFDNVGGDILDDVLTQINLHARIVICGAISQYNNTTAVKGPSNYLALLVNRARMEGIVVFDNIKEYPVAMKEIAGWIQSGEMTVKDHVVEGIETFPDTLMMLFKGKNFGKLVLKVEA
- a CDS encoding GlxA family transcriptional regulator, whose translation is MPYSNAKPFKVIILGFDGVLGSVLSGALDLFSFTGVSWQRFLGQAVEPRFDVQIASLHGLDIRCSNRLILQAHCAIEDVTHCDLLLIPTIGDSIDKVLMQNLSLLPHLKRLANTQADIASNCSGAFFLAKAGILDGLTATTHWGYASKFKTDYPLVDLQENQLVTQAGNIFCAAGGSAFYELALLLIERYCGREISTQVAKTQIIDSKRGSQNSYTNVTLYKPHSDHLVKRVQAFIEDNFDQLIQVRDLAAMVNITPRTLNRRFQSCMAMRPIEYIQAVRIEQAKRLLESGDVTIKSLADQVGYSDISSFTRLFKRATELTPKEYQNKFSRMSI
- a CDS encoding acyl-CoA dehydrogenase; the encoded protein is MATDTLINKFELPFQLYDVLDAESLCNSAKFEEHNRATFDAVLDTANKMATNLFLPHNHVADQNEPQFDGKKVSMIDDVKVAFDAFRESGFIAGRYSFEQGGMQLPETVMTAVAGYFMAANPSTTAYPFLTSAAINVISHFASDDIKNAFMPRMLTGEFTGTMALTEPHAGSSLSDIRTTAIEKDDGSYRIKGSKIYISGGDHELSDNIIHLVLAKIPGGPGGVKGISLFVVPKYRLEGEGSIGARNDVHLTGLLHKLGYRGTTSTALSFGDKDECYGYLVGEPHFGLRYMFKMMNEARIGVGFGAAMIGYRGYQYSLAYAKDRMQGRIAPNNKPEHDATAIINHGDVKRMLLAQKAYTEGGMSLCLYGSNLIDRINTSDDETLKAELSELLDLLTPVIKAWPSEYGPKANDLGIQVLGGAGYTREYYSEQFWRDNRLNPIHEGTNGVQALDLSFRKLWQNKGLGIQILKREITHDLENISTPESAQLAAKLTPYMGHLHEVLVHLSKVLTTEKAVTLTGNAQALMNIFASIVVSWIWIRQASKAEQLLSDTQDNEKQNFYKGKIQAAKYFIDWELPTIKRDIAILTNTNSVCTDMQADWF